The following are from one region of the Strix uralensis isolate ZFMK-TIS-50842 chromosome 4, bStrUra1, whole genome shotgun sequence genome:
- the LOC141942008 gene encoding uncharacterized protein LOC141942008, whose amino-acid sequence MPPWSLRAPLAIAALQRGGGVAIRLSRAAELPKSGHGKVSPVPVPGGCGAALMADRGRCALAGCRPASRPSGGAAVRGRGAAAPEASKLPRGRQGAPPPEREGRRERGRGSRAPGVPAGLGAPAPGVPGPSWGCFPAAAAPGAAAASPRPGPSRHWRLRACSGLGPGRGCCGAGHRLRPRRARVPCLPGAALVAALTVPARGGRSWRAGTGGDAIFHLYRAASGSRDVAGRGKRGKPGKSRAEPGPFRPLAPHRRAPVRAGGTGRCPERLWGLHSPRLLPGPVPKRGSRPTSGPAAEGPRAEPGGSCPSLPAAAVAVGPPRRDLHTPAAARLKTCCSASRGLSRDPQCLLQPHQ is encoded by the exons ATGCCGCCATGGTCCTTACGGGCCCCTCTCGCCATCGCCGCCCtccagcggggtgggggggtggcgaTCAGGCTCAGCCGTGCCGCTGAGCTCCCCAAATCGGGGCACGGAAAGGTCTCACCGGTGCCGGTACCGGGAGGCTGCGGTGCCGCCCTCATGGCCGACAGGGGGCGCTGCGCCCTCGCCGGGTGCCGCCCCGCCTCGCGTCCGTCAGGGGGCGCCGCCGTGCGGGGCAGGGGCGCGGCGGCCCCCGAGGCTTCAAAACTCCCTCGCGGCCGCCAGGGGGCTCCGCCGCCGGAGCGGGaagggcggcgggagcggggtcGCGGCTCCCGGGCTCCCGGGGTCCCTGCCGGGCTCGGGGCCCCGGCTCCGGGCGTCCCGGGGCCGAGCTGGGGCTGCTTCCCCGCCGCGGCTgctcccggtgccgccgccgcgtCTCCCCGCCCGGGGCCGAGCAGACACTGGCGCCTCCGGGCGTGCTccgggctggggccggggcgAGGGTGCTGCGGTGCCGGGCACCGGCtgcggccgcgccgggcccgggtGCCCTGTCTCCCCGGGGCGGCTCTGGTCGCGGCTCTCACGGtcccggcgcggggcggccgcagCTGGCGGGCGGGAACCGGGGGTGACGCCATCTTCCACCTGTACCGGGCGGCCTCGGGGTCTCGGGATGTGGCCGGGCGAGGAAAACGGGGGAAACCggggaagagcagagcagaaccGGGGCCGTTTCGTCCCCTCGCCCCCCACCGGCGGGCTCCGGTGCGGGCTGGGGGCACCGGCCGCTGCCCG GAACGGCTGTGGGGGCTCCACTCCCCGCGCCTCCTGCCCGGCCCCGTTCCCAAGCGGGGCTCCCGTCCCACCTCCGGACCCGCCGCCGAGGGGCCGCGGGCAGAGCCCGGCGGCTCCTGCCCCTCGCTGCCGGCCGCAGCCGTGGCCGTGGGGCCGCCGCGGAGGGACCTTCACACACCGGCCGCCGCCCGG ctaaaaacGTGCTGCAGTGCGAGCAGAGGCCTCTCCAGGGACCCGCAGTGTCTCCTGCAGCCCCATCAGTGA
- the DCTN6 gene encoding dynactin subunit 6 has protein sequence MAEKVQKSVKIAPGAVVCVESEIRGDVTIGPRTVIHPKARIIAEAGPIVIGEGNLIEEQALIINGYPENITPETEEVEPKPMVIGTNNVFEVGCYSQAMKVGDNNVIESKAFVGRNVILTSGCIIGACCNINTYEVIPENTVIYGADCLRRVQTERPQPQTLQLDFLMKILPNYHHLKKTMKATSTPVKS, from the exons ATGGCGGAGAAGGTGCAGAAGAG CGTGAAGATCGCGCCGGGGGCCGTGGTGTGCGTGGAGAGCGAGATCCGCGGGGACGTGACCATCG GGCCCAGGACCGTGATCCACCCCAAGGCCAGGATCATCGCCGAAGCCGGGCCCATCGTCATCGGGGAAGGCAACCTGATCGAGGAGCAGGCCCTCATCATAAATGG GTATCCAGAAAATATTACGCCAGAAACTGAAGAGGTGGAGCCCAAACCAATGGTCATTGGCACCAACAATGTTTTTGAAGTTGGATGTT ACTCCCAAGCAATGAAGGTGGGAGATAACAACGTCATCGAATCCAAAG CATTTGTTGGCAGGAACGTGATCCTGACGAGTGGCTGCATCATCGGGGCATGCTGCAACATCAACACCTACGAGGTGATTCCCGAAAACACCGTCATCTACGGGGCTGACTGCCTCCGCCGCGTCCAGACCGAGCGGCCGCAG CCCCAGACGCTGCAGCTGGATTTCCTGATGAAGATCTTGCCAAACTACCATCACCTAAAGAAGACGATGAAGGCCACGTCCACTCCTGTCAAGAGCTGA